The following coding sequences are from one Humulus lupulus chromosome X, drHumLupu1.1, whole genome shotgun sequence window:
- the LOC133805494 gene encoding uncharacterized protein LOC133805494 yields the protein MDSTVFVPVLHDGVWAVEGFNWVFNSLTSKTLMFDIDTTLEKLREVLYEELDVDPLVYELKLEVCYMYMKGTKFPPEVLVKDSQLRVFLSMKAKMSVDNLLPLFVTKVTKNVNLEPTPPSVTPRSVVGTFVPETDQGVDLNEQLPNNIDDHRADIAFDHLDEFDGPYYNDDPVVDLDEDDDVELEVDGAVQVPPLRLELTPSNQAERQRRPPRSENHQTPGTSSSRPGPSISTPASEFEVCTKFKPLMWTREDIEENHVYTTSLSGMPSGEIHLGKLYTNNEEFKNVVGMYALKKNFEWMVRKSGTDVLYVTCKDQNCKWRLRGRKKARCDMFEVTVFHNEHTCNLDSRNSDHRQAAPWVIGHIIKEKYTSDGTKYMAKDIQRDMFKEYGIKISYEKAWRCREKALTYVRGTPAESYTKLYGYLNMLEQKNLGTITDIVREDDRFKYCFWSLDACRRGFKFCRPVISIDGTFLKTKYGGTMLLAVAYDANNQLFPMAFAIVDSENHDSWKYFLQKLREAIGEVENLVFISDRHHSIEHAVEVVFPEACHCFCFKHITMNVTHKFKTDVCNTQIWLATYTWSKTECDRHFEVLKWMDPPIATYVEQIGLEKWACPYCPGDRYNIMTSNAAESFNNVTEEFRKYPITTLVEFTRFTLQNWFADRLENASKCTTPLATTFEKDLKAQHEEGRFRSVYRNGAQLFNVGTGPEGQRGGDVDLVERTCTCGMFQLLKIPCPHACVAAIIQNASLYALSYPYYTKDTWKKTYDATINVVSEEDDWVLLEHIKNMRVEVPVDKKPVGRPRKSNAGRKPTKRRPSNGQVVVEPHHCTNCGGSGHNRATCKARV from the exons ATGG ATTCAACTGTATTTGTGCCTGTATTGCATGATGGTGTTTGGGCTGTCGAGGGTTTCAACTGGGTATTCAATTCCCTAACAAGTAAGACGTTGATGTTTGACATTGACACTACTCTGGAAAAGTTGCGTGAAGTTTTGTATGAAGAGTTGGATGTGGATCCTTTGGTGTATGAACTGAAATTAGAAGTCTGTTACATGTACATGAAAGGCACCAAGTTTCCGCCGGAGGTTTTAGTGAAAGATAGTCAACTACGAGTGTTTTTGAGCATGAAGGCTAAGATGAGTGTGGACAACTTGCTGCCACTATTTGTGACTAAGGTGACGAAGAATGTGAATTTGGAGCCTACTCCCCCATCTGTAACCCCTCGAAGTGTGGTAGGGACCTTTGTCCCAGAAACTGATCAGGGGGTTGATTTGAATGAGCAACTACCTAATAATATAGATGACCACCGAGCCGATATCGCATTTGATCATTTAGATGAGTTCGATGGTCCCTATTACAACGATGATCCCGTGGTAGATttggatgaggatgatgatgtgGAGCTGGAAGTTGATGGAGCTGTACAGGTACCTCCCTTGAGGTTGGAACTAACTCCAAGCAACCAAGCAGAGCGACAAAGAAGACCCCCTCGTAGTGAGAATCACCAAACACCAGGAACTAGTAGCAGTCGGCCAGGTCCTTCCATTAGTACTCCTGCTTCTGAATTTGAAGTTTGTACCAAATTCAAACCTCTTATGTGGACTAGGGAAGACATAGAGGAAAATCATGTCTATACGACATCTCTTAGTGGTATGCCTTCAGGGGAGATACATCTCGGCAAGTTATACACAAACAATGAAGAATTTAAGAATGTAGTGGGAATGTATGCACTGAAAAAGAATTTTGAGTGGATGGTGAGGAAGTCTGGCACTGATGTGTTGTACGTTACTTGCAAGGATCAAAATTGTAAATGGAGATTAAGGGGGAGGAAGAAGGCACGTTGTGACATGTTCGAGGTTACTGTGTTCCACAACGAACACACATGTAACTTGGATTCTAGAAATTCTGATCACCGTCAAGCAGCACCGTGGGTTATTGGCCACATTATTAAGGAAAAGTACACATCAGATGGAACTAAGTACATGGCAAAAGACATACAGAGGGATATGTTTAAGGAATATGGCATCAAGATTagttatgagaaggcttggaggtgcagagagaaggcacttacgTATGTGAGGGGTACGCCAGCAGAATCTTATACAAAGTTATATGGTTACTTGAACATGCTGGAACAGAAGAATCTGGGTACTATTACTGACATTGTGAGAGAGGACGACCGGTTCAAGTACTGTTTTTGGTCACTGGATGCTTGTAGGAGGGGATTTAAGTTTTGTCGTCCTGTGATTAGTATTGACGGAACATTCTTGAAGACAAAGTATGGGGGCACAATGTTACTTGCTGTTGCGTACGATGCAAACAACCAATTGTTTCCGATGGCCTTTGCAATTGTCGACAGTgagaaccacgactcttggaAGTATTTCTTGCAGAAGTTAAGGGAAGCCATTGGGGAGGTTGAAAACCTTGTGTTCATATCAGATAGGCATCATAGCATTGAACATGCTGTCGAGGTCGTTTTCCCCGAAGCATGCCATTGTTTTTGCTTTAAACATATTACTATGAATGTCACGCACAAGTTCAAGACTGATGTATGTAACACGCAAATATGGCTGGCAACCTACACATGGTCGAAGACTGAATGTGATAGACATTTTGAGGTGCTCAAATGGATGGATCCTCCCATTGCTACATACGTCGAGCAAATAGGGCTTGAAAAGTGGGCTTGTCCTTATTGTCCAGGTGATCGGTACAACATAATGACAAGCAACGCcgctgaaagcttcaacaacgTGACAGAAGAATTCAGGAAATATCCAATAACTACTTTGGTTGAATTCACCAGGTTCACACTGCAAAATTGGTTTGCTGATCGTCTCGAAAATGCAAGTAAGTGCACTACCCCTTTGGCAACTACTTTTGAGAAGGATTTAAAAGCACAACATGAAGAAGGTAGGTTCAGGAGTGTCTATCGTAATGGTGCGCAATTATTTAACGTTGGTACGGGTCCTGAAGGGCAGAGAGGTGGTGATGTGGACTTAGTCGAGAGAACATGCACATGCGGAATGTTCCAATTGCTAAAAATCCCTTGTCCTCATGCATGTGTCGCAGCAATAATTCAGAATGCTAGCCTGTACGCACTTAGCTACCCGTACTACACAAAAGACACGTGGAAGAAGACCTACGATGCAACAATTAATGTTGTCAGCGAGGAGGATGATTGGGTACTACTGGAACACATCAAGAACATGAGAGTCGAGGTACCAGTGGATAAAAAACCGGTGGGTCGGCCTAGGAAGAGCAATGCGGGTAGAAAACCGACGAAGCGTCGCCCGTCTAATGGTCAAGTAGTTGTGGAACCTCACCATTGTACTAACTGCGGTGGTTCGGGGCACAACAGAGCTACATGCAAAGCTCGAGTTTGA
- the LOC133805493 gene encoding uncharacterized protein LOC133805493, which produces MAHRPSLVVQEDDGFINDNEDDMANRIPTKKKGHGAAIGKDLEERRRKNGKPLEVTFCPRTYKVVGGEHAAFVRLVGTQIKTKVPGHYGSWELVPKQYKDQVLGIIQYYYQIAGREDFLKCLDGIDREMKDRYRNRKTLRHEHFEKHYNGPEDWDKVLNNPTNDVNKEEWKQICQLFTSPQFIARSIKNKENRKK; this is translated from the exons ATGGCCCATCGACCTTCTTTAGTTGTTCAAGAAGATGATGGATTTATTAATGACAATGAAGATGATATGGCAAACA gaaTCCCAACTAAGAAAAAGGGTCATGGCGCAGCTATTGGAAAAGATCTAGAGGAGAGGCGGCGTAAAAATGGAAAACCACTGGAAGTAACGTTTTGCCCACGAACGTACAAGGTTGTTGGGGGCGAGCACGCTGCTTTTGTCCGCCTTGTGGGAACCCAAATTAAAACGAAAGTTCCCGGACATTACGGTTCATGGGAATTAGTGCCTAAACAATACAAGGATCAGGTCCTTGGCATAATTCAG TACTATTATCAAATAGCAGGCCGCGAGGATTTCTTAAAGTGTTTAGATGGTATCGATCGAGAGATGAAAGACCGATACCGTAATAGGAAAACACTAAGACACGAACACTTTGAGAAACACTACAATGGACCGGAGGATTGGGATAAGGTTCTAAACAACCCAACCAATGATGTTAACAAGGAGGAGTGGAAGCAGATCtgtcagttatttacaagtcCACAATTTATTGCGCGCTCCATAAAGAATAAGGAAAATCGGAAGAAATAA